The Daphnia pulex isolate KAP4 chromosome 3, ASM2113471v1 genome includes a region encoding these proteins:
- the LOC124190531 gene encoding titin-like isoform X4 → MAPEFSKGKTLVVLAIVIGCFAILWPKIFYPMFQGPVAPTTIEQQPPIIKERDPSGHMRPERPPHLHPDMMHPALREKGRVIPPTRTIAKEAKPGPMPGMRPPMGGAPHIVSPSSPGSGGMGILMPIYTVGIIVFFLYTMMKIMFKKPVTEDESEPRIKDFHMDGEHRKFLFSEEYCSGVSGPVSEMTVKEYAILQEQQRQLLLQQQRRSRSKTPELFARKDEELKTIPEDVCRKTEVASEESICKTEPAQVEEESEMEEVVEEVIIPRSPKMDTAGKPIGQWYLPPGFDGTGPAGSESADENETGSDIDLNDADERSLRLAFAALKAQKEEEVDQLRRRLEETERAMERICRQMGDVTDKLSTSAVADLLTPQLSSDKTNEELADETSQECKPCQPEEAVEELKSECAQQEEEPKELPVIISVVQSSEEKQDPVEEVFTETSAAESESFLRSFVRRLPSERQPSEIFEEEAVIEESLPATTSEVESPVAIEETAIEEKLTSEIEFAQEKPCTQEEEVTKSEIESEPAPEIESVQEQSAVQEEEISEPCTEELLKSEPVQELVKSQDGESSLQENVKLEPEVESVEEAVQEEECQLPVEETVQEKVSAEVESAPEKSVTQEEESSQLEESEPVYEPISSKEEESRETVEEITETPAVQEPVNEEECRYKVEETVEEVPKSQVESVSEPAKEEESVSKIEETAGEEQSTREGECIQEESTSTDETIFESSETVQVQEEEIQSPVEEAVQEETANEVQSSVVQDEEISEPCVEESFASELEPVQELGRPEETILESPEAVQVQEEESQLPVEEEVQEATASKVESSSEQLVAQEEEICEPCTEIQEEEISQPIEEKTELESVETTLETSEAVKVQEEEIQPQVEEAVQKVVTTEVESLPEKSIAEEKEIYEPVKEEEICEPVKEEEICESVKEDESVSQIEEEAILESPEAVKVQEEESQLQIEETVQELTATEVESAPEKSVMQEEEICEPCSEATQQPEEEFVQVQKEECQTVEAEPEIESVEELIKEEESSIPELTAEEPAQEDKQESQCQPEETLEEVTETEATHEITNSEEGESSLMDAETIEEILESEIESGNDLTVAEDEHTNIEDITEDTLEIETESVPQIPDDAAEENQNKVEVQQPETQVESVQPNAVMEEIQPKVEETVIQTPCSKLKLEESGVKSARQGSEERRMTVNVCGMELTACMEDCGKMPTDLLPKMSDKSHAVKHEPSDKIPSVFLDTTIPHDSHLVVSEAECSAEVVPPEDLDLDENEYESSPVVLSGKMTLSVIGMELNAETPEIQEEPLYTVEEPDAPRVRFSEPTDRIFLIPVDPEEELIPDDSHDEFHAEEDDEQVENPTVTYRPPTPPLQHLVDPEDAEFLTYDQLEEVGEVDSPTEETEHEYQAEIPVPLTPVPESLAEHLTEEADAVCPKDSTVPVVIPAEIDQTLIDAVESQIISTEEKEALTESKNQVTDVAADYVDKIEVIPAVDEHASIGQMVQQIRVALEESASKIAEGFLKTEDSKLDAEEETAARPEVISLEVDQEIEERADSTKVPEQSRSVQNALDEMVDSIITESIVDSVAESLRRDGGCDTLIEDATASLERPEQVSDLALNAETEDFERNREEEVMEHALEKIEVPVSSAQVEQQQPEGVMAAVVDVSNTEIESEPSISGFIIREDYPEDEETQPMTEEEILQARQEIEEIKKLLADVSSGVVHHSASEVPTGSSNIVTELAYAMAEDAASAAAASKGSSPDMDEYEVIQTARPTESSEASHEIDSSVPTSAVKTTTSTNSDS, encoded by the exons ATGGCGCCGGAGTTCTCGAAAGGCAAAACGCTAGTGGTTTTGGCCATTGTGATCGGCTGTTTCGCCATCCTTTGGCCAAAAATCTTCTACCCCATGTTCCAGGGTCCTGTGGCACCGACAACTATAGAGCAGCAACCTCCTATAATCAAAGAGCGTGATCCGTCAG GACATATGCGACCGGAGCGACCCCCGCATTTGCATCCGGACATGATGCATCCGGCACTCCGCGAAAAAGGACGCGTCATACCACCCACCCGTACCATCGCGAAAGAGGCCAAG CCCGGCCCTATGCCCGGAATGCGTCCACCCATGGGCGGAGCCCCTCATATCGTCTCACCTTCCTCCCCAGGATCTGGTGGTATGGGCATTTTAATGCCAATTTACACAGTTGGCATCAtcgttttcttcctttatACAATGATGAAG ATCATGTTCAAGAAGCCAGTGACCGAGGATGAAAGCGAACCTCGCATCAAAGACTTCCACATGGATGGGGAGCACCGAAAGTTCCTCTTTTCCGAGGAGTACTGCTCCGGAGTGTCTGGCCCCGTTTCAGAGATGACTGTCAAAGAATACGCAATCCTGCAGGAGCAGCAGAGACAATTACTGCTTCAACAGCAGAGAAGGAGTCGATCGAAAACACCAGAACTCTTCGCCAGAAAAGATg AAGAATTAAAGACGATTCCGGAAGACGTTTGTAGAAAAACGGAGGTGGCTTCCGAAGAGAGCATTTGTAAGACAGAGCCTGCTCAAGTGGAAGAAGAGTCTGAGATGGAAGAAGTCGTAGAGGAGGTCATAATCCCACGCAGCCCCAAAATGGATACCGCCGGAAAACCTATTG GTCAATGGTACCTGCCTCCTGGATTTGATGGCACCGGTCCCGCTGGAAGCGAATCCGCCGACGAGAACGAGACGGGTTCCGACATCGACCTCAACGACGCCGACGAACGTTCACTACGCCTGGCTTTTGCCGCACTCAAAGCCCAGA aagaagaagaggtggaCCAACTGCGTCGTCGGCTGGAAGAGACTGAACGGGCGATGGAGCGTATCTGCCGGCAGATGGGTGACGTCACCGATAAACTCTCCACATCCGCCGTAGCCGATTTGCTCACCCCGCAACTGTCGTCTGATAAG ACTAATGAAGAACTTGCGGATGAAACCAGTCAAGAATGCAAACCTTGCCAACCGGAAGAAGCTGTTGAGGAGTTGAAGTCGGAGTGTGCCCAGCAGGAAGAAGAGCCAAAGGAGTTACCAGTCATTATCTCAGTCGTTCAGAGTTCAGAGGAGAAGCAGGATCCGGTTGAAGAAGTTTTTACCGAAACGTCGGCAGCTGAAAGTGAATCTTTCCTTCGTTCTTTTGTACGAAGATTGCCATCCGAGAGGCAGCCAAGCGAGATATTCGAGGAGGAAGCTGTGATAGAAGAAAGTTTACCTGCAACAACTTCTGAAGTAGAATCTCCCGTTGCGATTGAGGAAACAGCGATCGAGGAGAAGCTGACATCTGAAATTGAATTCGCCCAGGAAAAACCTTGCACACAAGAGGAAGAAGTTACCAAGTCTGAAATCGAATCGGAACCGGCGCCGGAAATTGAAAGTGTACAAGAACAATCTGCcgttcaagaagaagaaataagcgAGCCTTGTACCGAAGAGCTACTGAAATCGGAACCTGTTCAAGAACTTGTTAAATCACAAGATGGAGAAAGCAGCTTgcaagaaaatgtcaaattggAACCCGAGGTTGAATCTGTTGAAGAAGCCGTGCAAGAGGAAGAATGTCAATTGCCAGTCGAGGAAACTGttcaagaaaaagtttcagcCGAAGTCGAGTCTGCGCCGGAGAAATCAGTAACGCAAGAGGAAGAATCAAGCCAACTAGAAGAATCGGAACCTGTATATGAGCCGATCAGttcaaaagaggaagaaagcAGGGAAACAGTGGAGGAAATAACAGAAACTCCAGCTGTTCAAGAACCGGTAAACGAAGAGGAGTGTCGGTACAAAGTTGAAGAAACGGTTGAAGAGGTACCAAAATCACAGGTCGAATCTGTTTCGGAACCGGCCAAAGAGGAAGAAAGCGTGTCCAAGATTGAAGAAACAGCCGGGGAGGAGCAATCTACGCGAGAAGGTGAATGCATTCAGGAAGAATCAACCAGTACAGACGAAACCATCTTTGAATCATCTGAAACTGTTCaagtacaagaagaagaaattcagtCCCCAGTTGAGGAAGCAGTCCAAGAAGAAACAGCAAATGAAGTTCAGTCTTCAGTTGTCCAAGACGAAGAAATTAGCGAACCTTGTGTAGAAGAATCATTTGCATCTGAGTTGGAACCTGTCCAAGAACTTGGCAGGCCAGAAGAAACCATCTTGGAATCACCGGAAGCTGTTCAAgtgcaggaagaagaaagccaGTTGCCAGTTGAGGAAGAAGTTCAGGAAGCGACTGCATCTAAAGTCGAGTCTTCATCGGAACAATTGGTtgcgcaagaagaagaaatttgcgAACCTTGCActgaaatacaagaagaagaaataagccaacctattgaagaaaaaacagagcTGGAATCTGTAGAAACCACCTTAGAAACATCCGAAGCTGTAAAAGTGCAAGAGGAAGAAATCCAGCCCCAAGTTGAGGAAGCAGTTCAAAAAGTGGTAACAACTGAAGTCGAGTCTTTACCAGAGAAATCTAttgcggaagaaaaagaaatttacgaaccagtaaaggaagaagaaatttgcgAACCagtaaaggaagaagaaatttgcgAATCAGTGAAGGAAGACGAAAGCGTTTCTCagattgaagaagaagccatCTTGGAATCACCAGAAGCTGTTAAAGTCCAAGAGGAAGAAAGTCAGTTGCAAATTGAGGAAACAGTTCAAGAATTGACAGCAACTGAAGTTGAGTCTGCACCAGAAAAATCGGTTATGCAAGAGGAGGAAATTTGCGAGCCTTGTAGCGAAGCAACACAACAACCCGAAGAAGAGTTTGTTCAAgttcaaaaggaagaatgcCAAACAGTCGAAGCCGAACCGGAAATCGAAAGTGTCGAAGAGctcatcaaagaagaagaaagttcaATCCCTGAACTGACAGCAGAGGAACCAGCCCAAGAAGACAAACAAGAAAGCCAATGCCAACCGGAGGAAACGCTTGAAGAAGTGACAGAAACTGAAGCCACCCATGAGATAACAAATTCTGAAGAGGGAGAAAGCAGCTTGATGGACGCTGAAACCATCGAAGAAATACTGGAATCCGAAATCGAATCTGGCAACGATCTAACTGTCGCAGAAGACGAGCACACTAACATCGAAGATATCACGGAAGATACTCTGGAAATTGAAACGGAAAGCGTCCCTCAAATTCCCGACGATGCAGCGGAGGAGAATCAGAACAAAGTTGAAGTCCAACAACCAGAAACACAAGTTGAATCCGTCCAGCCTAATGCAGTGATGGAGGAAATTCAACCCAAAGTAGAAGAAACCGTCATCCAAACCCCGTGCAGCAAACTGAAGCTAGAAGAATCCGGAGTAAAGAGTGCCCGTCAAGGATCTGAAGAGCGAAGAATGACTGTAAACGTGTGCGGCATGGAATTAACAGCCTGCATGGAAGACTGTGGAAAGATGCCGACTGATTTGTTGCCTAAAATGTCTGACAAATCCCACGCAGTCAAGCACGAACCCTCCGACAAGATTCCTTCCGTATTTCTGGATACCACCATACCCCATGACAGCCATCTAGTTGTGTCTGAAGCTGAATGCTCCGCCGAAGTCGTCCCTCCTGAAGATCTGGACCTCGATGAAAACGAATACGAATCAAGCCCTGTTGTTTTGTCTGGAAAAATGACGCTTTCGGTCATCGGAATGGAACTGAATGCAGAGACTCCAGAGATCCAGGAAGAGCCTCTCTATACCGTGGAAGAACCGGATGCTCCTCGCGTCCGATTTTCCGAGCCAACTGACCGAATCTTTTTGATACCAGTCGacccagaagaagaacttaTTCCCGATGACTCACATGACGAATTCCAcgcagaagaagatgacgagcAAGTGGAAAATCCAACTGTGACCTACCGGCCACCAACACCTCCACTCCAACACCTGGTTGATCCCGAAGATGCTGAATTTTTAACCTACGACCAGTTAGAAGAAGTAGGCGAGGTAGATAGCCCTACCGAGGAAACTGAACATGAATATCAAGCGGAAATCCCAGTTCCACTAACTCCGGTCCCGGAATCTTTGGCTGAACATTTAACGGAAGAAGCGGATGCTGTTTGTCCGAAAGACTCAACTGTACCCGTGGTGATACCGGCAGAAATCGACCAAACATTGATAGATGCTGTCGAGTCACAAATCATCTCgacggaagagaaggaagctTTGACTGAAAGCAAGAATCAAGTTACAGATGTCGCTGCTGATTATGTTGACAAAATTGAAGTGATTCCAGCCGTTGATGAACACGCCAGCATAGGCCAAATGGTACAACAGATTCGAGTGGCATTGGAAGAATCTGCATCTAAAATTGCggaaggatttttaaaaacagaagaCAGCAAACTGGATGCAGAGGAAGAAACAGCTGCGCGACCAGAGGTTATTAGCCTTGAAGTTGatcaagaaattgaagaacGTGCCGATTCAACCAAAGTTCCTGAACAGAGTCGATCAGTGCAGAACGCCCTGGATGAAATGGTGGACTCTATTATTACAGAATCCATAGTGGATTCCGTTGCCGAGTCTCTTCGCCGAGATGGAGGTTGTGATACGTTGATTGAAGATGCCACAGCTAGTTTGGAACGACCAGAACAAGTGTCTGATTTGGCTTTGAATGCAGAAACAGAAGATTTCGAGAGAAACCGCGAAGAGGAAGTAATGGAACACGCACTGGAGAAAATCGAGGTACCTGTTTCATCCGCACAagtggaacaacaacaaccagaggGAGTGATGGCAGCAGTTGTCGATGTATCTAATACAGAAATCGAATCTGAACCGTCGATTAGCGGTTTTATCATTCGCGAAGATTACCCGGAGGACGAAGAAACACAGCCGATGACGGAGGAGGAGATCCTTCAGGCTCGGCAGGAGAttgaagaaatcaagaaactATTGGCTGATGTTTCCTCGGGAGTGGTTCACCATTCGGCATCCGAAGTGCCAACGGGATCTTCAAACATCGTCACAGAGTTGGCTTAT GCAATGGCTGAAGACGCTGCCTCAGCAGCTGCCGCCAGCAAAGGATCATCACCTGACATGGATGAGTATGAAGTGATTCAGACCGCCCGACCAACAGAGTCTTCTGAGGCCTCACACGAAATAGACTCCAGCGTACCAACATCGGCAGTAAAAACCACCACTTCCACCAACAGCGACAGCtag
- the LOC124190531 gene encoding titin-like isoform X3 — MAPEFSKGKTLVVLAIVIGCFAILWPKIFYPMFQGPVAPTTIEQQPPIIKERDPSGALCCGVVFESDASSAAFLNELCSQVLKKREGIPPERSLSLCHHELMNKCGIDLEDVVKSDVDGAVVDRRLSSKFHGRVRAQNLTSCLEINFGIDENLVRAKKSYHRPSDVLYPRHMRPERPPHLHPDMMHPALREKGRVIPPTRTIAKEAKPGPMPGMRPPMGGAPHIVSPSSPGSGGMGILMPIYTVGIIVFFLYTMMKIMFKKPVTEDESEPRIKDFHMDGEHRKFLFSEEYCSGVSGPVSEMTVKEYAILQEQQRQLLLQQQRRSRSKTPELFARKDEELKTIPEDVCRKTEVASEESICKTEPAQVEEESEMEEVVEEVIIPRSPKMDTAGKPIEEEEVDQLRRRLEETERAMERICRQMGDVTDKLSTSAVADLLTPQLSSDKTNEELADETSQECKPCQPEEAVEELKSECAQQEEEPKELPVIISVVQSSEEKQDPVEEVFTETSAAESESFLRSFVRRLPSERQPSEIFEEEAVIEESLPATTSEVESPVAIEETAIEEKLTSEIEFAQEKPCTQEEEVTKSEIESEPAPEIESVQEQSAVQEEEISEPCTEELLKSEPVQELVKSQDGESSLQENVKLEPEVESVEEAVQEEECQLPVEETVQEKVSAEVESAPEKSVTQEEESSQLEESEPVYEPISSKEEESRETVEEITETPAVQEPVNEEECRYKVEETVEEVPKSQVESVSEPAKEEESVSKIEETAGEEQSTREGECIQEESTSTDETIFESSETVQVQEEEIQSPVEEAVQEETANEVQSSVVQDEEISEPCVEESFASELEPVQELGRPEETILESPEAVQVQEEESQLPVEEEVQEATASKVESSSEQLVAQEEEICEPCTEIQEEEISQPIEEKTELESVETTLETSEAVKVQEEEIQPQVEEAVQKVVTTEVESLPEKSIAEEKEIYEPVKEEEICEPVKEEEICESVKEDESVSQIEEEAILESPEAVKVQEEESQLQIEETVQELTATEVESAPEKSVMQEEEICEPCSEATQQPEEEFVQVQKEECQTVEAEPEIESVEELIKEEESSIPELTAEEPAQEDKQESQCQPEETLEEVTETEATHEITNSEEGESSLMDAETIEEILESEIESGNDLTVAEDEHTNIEDITEDTLEIETESVPQIPDDAAEENQNKVEVQQPETQVESVQPNAVMEEIQPKVEETVIQTPCSKLKLEESGVKSARQGSEERRMTVNVCGMELTACMEDCGKMPTDLLPKMSDKSHAVKHEPSDKIPSVFLDTTIPHDSHLVVSEAECSAEVVPPEDLDLDENEYESSPVVLSGKMTLSVIGMELNAETPEIQEEPLYTVEEPDAPRVRFSEPTDRIFLIPVDPEEELIPDDSHDEFHAEEDDEQVENPTVTYRPPTPPLQHLVDPEDAEFLTYDQLEEVGEVDSPTEETEHEYQAEIPVPLTPVPESLAEHLTEEADAVCPKDSTVPVVIPAEIDQTLIDAVESQIISTEEKEALTESKNQVTDVAADYVDKIEVIPAVDEHASIGQMVQQIRVALEESASKIAEGFLKTEDSKLDAEEETAARPEVISLEVDQEIEERADSTKVPEQSRSVQNALDEMVDSIITESIVDSVAESLRRDGGCDTLIEDATASLERPEQVSDLALNAETEDFERNREEEVMEHALEKIEVPVSSAQVEQQQPEGVMAAVVDVSNTEIESEPSISGFIIREDYPEDEETQPMTEEEILQARQEIEEIKKLLADVSSGVVHHSASEVPTGSSNIVTELAYAMAEDAASAAAASKGSSPDMDEYEVIQTARPTESSEASHEIDSSVPTSAVKTTTSTNSDS; from the exons ATGGCGCCGGAGTTCTCGAAAGGCAAAACGCTAGTGGTTTTGGCCATTGTGATCGGCTGTTTCGCCATCCTTTGGCCAAAAATCTTCTACCCCATGTTCCAGGGTCCTGTGGCACCGACAACTATAGAGCAGCAACCTCCTATAATCAAAGAGCGTGATCCGTCAG GTGCTCTATGCTGCGGTGTGGTGTTTGAGAGCGATGCCAGCTCGGCGGCCTTCCTGAACGAGTTGTGCAGCCAGGTGTTGAAGAAACGGGAAGGCATTCCGCCAGAACGGTCGCTCTCCCTCTGCCATCACGAACTGATGAACAAATGTGGGATCGACTTGGAAGATGTTGTCAAATCGGACGTGGACGGCGCCGTAGTCGATCGTCGGCTGAGCAGCAAATTCCACGGCCGTGTCCGCGCCCAGAACCTCACCAGCTGTCTGGAAATCAACTTCGGCATCGACGAGAACCTAGTCAGGGCTAAGAAGAGCTACCACAGACCTTCTGATGTTTTATATCCAC GACATATGCGACCGGAGCGACCCCCGCATTTGCATCCGGACATGATGCATCCGGCACTCCGCGAAAAAGGACGCGTCATACCACCCACCCGTACCATCGCGAAAGAGGCCAAG CCCGGCCCTATGCCCGGAATGCGTCCACCCATGGGCGGAGCCCCTCATATCGTCTCACCTTCCTCCCCAGGATCTGGTGGTATGGGCATTTTAATGCCAATTTACACAGTTGGCATCAtcgttttcttcctttatACAATGATGAAG ATCATGTTCAAGAAGCCAGTGACCGAGGATGAAAGCGAACCTCGCATCAAAGACTTCCACATGGATGGGGAGCACCGAAAGTTCCTCTTTTCCGAGGAGTACTGCTCCGGAGTGTCTGGCCCCGTTTCAGAGATGACTGTCAAAGAATACGCAATCCTGCAGGAGCAGCAGAGACAATTACTGCTTCAACAGCAGAGAAGGAGTCGATCGAAAACACCAGAACTCTTCGCCAGAAAAGATg AAGAATTAAAGACGATTCCGGAAGACGTTTGTAGAAAAACGGAGGTGGCTTCCGAAGAGAGCATTTGTAAGACAGAGCCTGCTCAAGTGGAAGAAGAGTCTGAGATGGAAGAAGTCGTAGAGGAGGTCATAATCCCACGCAGCCCCAAAATGGATACCGCCGGAAAACCTATTG aagaagaagaggtggaCCAACTGCGTCGTCGGCTGGAAGAGACTGAACGGGCGATGGAGCGTATCTGCCGGCAGATGGGTGACGTCACCGATAAACTCTCCACATCCGCCGTAGCCGATTTGCTCACCCCGCAACTGTCGTCTGATAAG ACTAATGAAGAACTTGCGGATGAAACCAGTCAAGAATGCAAACCTTGCCAACCGGAAGAAGCTGTTGAGGAGTTGAAGTCGGAGTGTGCCCAGCAGGAAGAAGAGCCAAAGGAGTTACCAGTCATTATCTCAGTCGTTCAGAGTTCAGAGGAGAAGCAGGATCCGGTTGAAGAAGTTTTTACCGAAACGTCGGCAGCTGAAAGTGAATCTTTCCTTCGTTCTTTTGTACGAAGATTGCCATCCGAGAGGCAGCCAAGCGAGATATTCGAGGAGGAAGCTGTGATAGAAGAAAGTTTACCTGCAACAACTTCTGAAGTAGAATCTCCCGTTGCGATTGAGGAAACAGCGATCGAGGAGAAGCTGACATCTGAAATTGAATTCGCCCAGGAAAAACCTTGCACACAAGAGGAAGAAGTTACCAAGTCTGAAATCGAATCGGAACCGGCGCCGGAAATTGAAAGTGTACAAGAACAATCTGCcgttcaagaagaagaaataagcgAGCCTTGTACCGAAGAGCTACTGAAATCGGAACCTGTTCAAGAACTTGTTAAATCACAAGATGGAGAAAGCAGCTTgcaagaaaatgtcaaattggAACCCGAGGTTGAATCTGTTGAAGAAGCCGTGCAAGAGGAAGAATGTCAATTGCCAGTCGAGGAAACTGttcaagaaaaagtttcagcCGAAGTCGAGTCTGCGCCGGAGAAATCAGTAACGCAAGAGGAAGAATCAAGCCAACTAGAAGAATCGGAACCTGTATATGAGCCGATCAGttcaaaagaggaagaaagcAGGGAAACAGTGGAGGAAATAACAGAAACTCCAGCTGTTCAAGAACCGGTAAACGAAGAGGAGTGTCGGTACAAAGTTGAAGAAACGGTTGAAGAGGTACCAAAATCACAGGTCGAATCTGTTTCGGAACCGGCCAAAGAGGAAGAAAGCGTGTCCAAGATTGAAGAAACAGCCGGGGAGGAGCAATCTACGCGAGAAGGTGAATGCATTCAGGAAGAATCAACCAGTACAGACGAAACCATCTTTGAATCATCTGAAACTGTTCaagtacaagaagaagaaattcagtCCCCAGTTGAGGAAGCAGTCCAAGAAGAAACAGCAAATGAAGTTCAGTCTTCAGTTGTCCAAGACGAAGAAATTAGCGAACCTTGTGTAGAAGAATCATTTGCATCTGAGTTGGAACCTGTCCAAGAACTTGGCAGGCCAGAAGAAACCATCTTGGAATCACCGGAAGCTGTTCAAgtgcaggaagaagaaagccaGTTGCCAGTTGAGGAAGAAGTTCAGGAAGCGACTGCATCTAAAGTCGAGTCTTCATCGGAACAATTGGTtgcgcaagaagaagaaatttgcgAACCTTGCActgaaatacaagaagaagaaataagccaacctattgaagaaaaaacagagcTGGAATCTGTAGAAACCACCTTAGAAACATCCGAAGCTGTAAAAGTGCAAGAGGAAGAAATCCAGCCCCAAGTTGAGGAAGCAGTTCAAAAAGTGGTAACAACTGAAGTCGAGTCTTTACCAGAGAAATCTAttgcggaagaaaaagaaatttacgaaccagtaaaggaagaagaaatttgcgAACCagtaaaggaagaagaaatttgcgAATCAGTGAAGGAAGACGAAAGCGTTTCTCagattgaagaagaagccatCTTGGAATCACCAGAAGCTGTTAAAGTCCAAGAGGAAGAAAGTCAGTTGCAAATTGAGGAAACAGTTCAAGAATTGACAGCAACTGAAGTTGAGTCTGCACCAGAAAAATCGGTTATGCAAGAGGAGGAAATTTGCGAGCCTTGTAGCGAAGCAACACAACAACCCGAAGAAGAGTTTGTTCAAgttcaaaaggaagaatgcCAAACAGTCGAAGCCGAACCGGAAATCGAAAGTGTCGAAGAGctcatcaaagaagaagaaagttcaATCCCTGAACTGACAGCAGAGGAACCAGCCCAAGAAGACAAACAAGAAAGCCAATGCCAACCGGAGGAAACGCTTGAAGAAGTGACAGAAACTGAAGCCACCCATGAGATAACAAATTCTGAAGAGGGAGAAAGCAGCTTGATGGACGCTGAAACCATCGAAGAAATACTGGAATCCGAAATCGAATCTGGCAACGATCTAACTGTCGCAGAAGACGAGCACACTAACATCGAAGATATCACGGAAGATACTCTGGAAATTGAAACGGAAAGCGTCCCTCAAATTCCCGACGATGCAGCGGAGGAGAATCAGAACAAAGTTGAAGTCCAACAACCAGAAACACAAGTTGAATCCGTCCAGCCTAATGCAGTGATGGAGGAAATTCAACCCAAAGTAGAAGAAACCGTCATCCAAACCCCGTGCAGCAAACTGAAGCTAGAAGAATCCGGAGTAAAGAGTGCCCGTCAAGGATCTGAAGAGCGAAGAATGACTGTAAACGTGTGCGGCATGGAATTAACAGCCTGCATGGAAGACTGTGGAAAGATGCCGACTGATTTGTTGCCTAAAATGTCTGACAAATCCCACGCAGTCAAGCACGAACCCTCCGACAAGATTCCTTCCGTATTTCTGGATACCACCATACCCCATGACAGCCATCTAGTTGTGTCTGAAGCTGAATGCTCCGCCGAAGTCGTCCCTCCTGAAGATCTGGACCTCGATGAAAACGAATACGAATCAAGCCCTGTTGTTTTGTCTGGAAAAATGACGCTTTCGGTCATCGGAATGGAACTGAATGCAGAGACTCCAGAGATCCAGGAAGAGCCTCTCTATACCGTGGAAGAACCGGATGCTCCTCGCGTCCGATTTTCCGAGCCAACTGACCGAATCTTTTTGATACCAGTCGacccagaagaagaacttaTTCCCGATGACTCACATGACGAATTCCAcgcagaagaagatgacgagcAAGTGGAAAATCCAACTGTGACCTACCGGCCACCAACACCTCCACTCCAACACCTGGTTGATCCCGAAGATGCTGAATTTTTAACCTACGACCAGTTAGAAGAAGTAGGCGAGGTAGATAGCCCTACCGAGGAAACTGAACATGAATATCAAGCGGAAATCCCAGTTCCACTAACTCCGGTCCCGGAATCTTTGGCTGAACATTTAACGGAAGAAGCGGATGCTGTTTGTCCGAAAGACTCAACTGTACCCGTGGTGATACCGGCAGAAATCGACCAAACATTGATAGATGCTGTCGAGTCACAAATCATCTCgacggaagagaaggaagctTTGACTGAAAGCAAGAATCAAGTTACAGATGTCGCTGCTGATTATGTTGACAAAATTGAAGTGATTCCAGCCGTTGATGAACACGCCAGCATAGGCCAAATGGTACAACAGATTCGAGTGGCATTGGAAGAATCTGCATCTAAAATTGCggaaggatttttaaaaacagaagaCAGCAAACTGGATGCAGAGGAAGAAACAGCTGCGCGACCAGAGGTTATTAGCCTTGAAGTTGatcaagaaattgaagaacGTGCCGATTCAACCAAAGTTCCTGAACAGAGTCGATCAGTGCAGAACGCCCTGGATGAAATGGTGGACTCTATTATTACAGAATCCATAGTGGATTCCGTTGCCGAGTCTCTTCGCCGAGATGGAGGTTGTGATACGTTGATTGAAGATGCCACAGCTAGTTTGGAACGACCAGAACAAGTGTCTGATTTGGCTTTGAATGCAGAAACAGAAGATTTCGAGAGAAACCGCGAAGAGGAAGTAATGGAACACGCACTGGAGAAAATCGAGGTACCTGTTTCATCCGCACAagtggaacaacaacaaccagaggGAGTGATGGCAGCAGTTGTCGATGTATCTAATACAGAAATCGAATCTGAACCGTCGATTAGCGGTTTTATCATTCGCGAAGATTACCCGGAGGACGAAGAAACACAGCCGATGACGGAGGAGGAGATCCTTCAGGCTCGGCAGGAGAttgaagaaatcaagaaactATTGGCTGATGTTTCCTCGGGAGTGGTTCACCATTCGGCATCCGAAGTGCCAACGGGATCTTCAAACATCGTCACAGAGTTGGCTTAT GCAATGGCTGAAGACGCTGCCTCAGCAGCTGCCGCCAGCAAAGGATCATCACCTGACATGGATGAGTATGAAGTGATTCAGACCGCCCGACCAACAGAGTCTTCTGAGGCCTCACACGAAATAGACTCCAGCGTACCAACATCGGCAGTAAAAACCACCACTTCCACCAACAGCGACAGCtag